A genomic segment from Corylus avellana chromosome ca5, CavTom2PMs-1.0 encodes:
- the LOC132181669 gene encoding uncharacterized protein LOC132181669, with amino-acid sequence MERDPQLPSLLLEWQNCYLIRKAKEQVAAFNNATQRSISMVVAPPLNSSASWVPPPVGYVKINWDSSIKQSRNQMGVGVIVRDHTGKVLAIQCATKCSITHAPPAEAIGAWTAVNYARRMDYQNVVFEGDAMEIVRALNNEGNCWTTYGQIVNAAKAEIVQHTGWVVQYVSRLANRVAHRIAKAAFMYGEGREWKEDFPFNVQEPSPDNLLRLHT; translated from the exons ATGGAAAGGGATCCTCAACTGCCGTCCCTTCTTTTAGAATGGCAGAATTGTTATCTGATTCGCAAGGCAAAGGAGCAGGTGGCGGCTTTTAACAATGCTACACAACGAAGTATCAGCATGGTCGTGGCACCCCCCCTCAACTCCAGTGCCTCTTGGGTCCCACCTCCAGTGGGATATGTCAAGATCAATTGGGACTCTTCGATAAAGCAAAGTCGAAACCAAATGGGGGTCGGAGTGATCGTACGTGACCACACAGGGAAGGTTTTGGCAATACAGTGTGCTACGAAGTGCTCCATTACTCACGCTCCCCCGGCTGAGGCGATCGGTGCATGGACTGCGGTAAATTATGCTCGGCGTATGGACTACCAAAATGTAGTTTTTGAGGGGGATGCGATGGAGATAGTTAGAGCTCTAAACAACGAAGGCAATTGCTGGACAACCTATGGGCAGATTGTGAATGCTGCTAAAGCAGAGATTGTCCAACATACGGGGTGGGTGGTTCAGTATGTTAGCAGATTAGCCAATAGGGTAGCGCACCGTATAGCAAAAGCCGCATTTATGTATGGGGAGGGCAGAGAGTGGAAAGAGGATTTTCCTTTTAATGTGCAGGAGCCAAGTCCTGATAAT CTTCTTCGACTGCATACCTAA
- the LOC132181670 gene encoding putative F-box/FBD/LRR-repeat protein At4g03220: METRVSRGREHLLKEAVEDKEDRISNFPDDILHHILSFLPVQSVAKTSLLSTRWKYLWATIPCLDFSEFSIKEKRHERKREAMELIIKTVLAGRHANFNIKVFRFKGNLGCAYLRDCICQVVRHSVEELELDVSLGGEICYLPRCIFTCDSLKSLTLKTLDDRLASFRFYSYNVTGPGGLPSLQALTLKQVHFMDRHSAAIFSGSSFPFLKRLTLNNCMGINLLNIGCPELEYLQVQYMEINHMDISVGERLKNLRVISSYPICKNGSCVKIFAPNLETFLWENNEIPEKWEVLHSFPFLKTCRINIVGTGHPFIVNATISFLANLVSAPDLYIDIHQSAKIFSGIQFKGGLPSPFLNLRTLEVLTGLNKSEIPGIVCLFRNAPLLHALKLEIDRCHYECSRALLDNFSYTEQLWENEAQALTSFLNHLKVLKIHVHFSMCESVIIATRFLLKHGNALQEVTLTSNRHHNGKEESIFSFPRGSPHVKISID; encoded by the exons ATGGAAACCAGGGTATCAAGGGGAAGAGAGCATCTTCTCAAGGAGGCGGTGGAAGATAAGGAGGACAGAATAAGCAATTTCCCAGATGACATTCTGCACCACATCCTCTCCTTCTTGCCCGTTCAATCCGTAGCAAAAACCAGCCTTTTATCCACAAGATGGAAGTATCTCTGGGCTACGATCCCTTGTTTAGACTTCTCCGAGTTTAGCATAAAGGAGAAAAGGcatgagagaaaaagagaggccATGGAGTTGATAATAAAAACAGTATTGGCAGGTCGCCATGCAAACTTCAACATAAAGGTTTTTCGGTTTAAGGGAAATCTGGGTTGCGCTTATTTGCGTGATTGCATTTGTCAAGTGGTACGACATAGCGTTGAGGAACTCGAGCTGGACGTGTCGTTGGGTGGTGAAATATGTTATTTGCCTCGTTGTATTTTCACTTGTGATTCACTAAAAAGTCTCACACTGAAAACCCTGGACGACCGACTTGCATCATTTAGATTTTACTCATATAATGTTACAGGACCCGGTGGCCTCCCTTCATTGCAGGCATTGACACTAAAACAAGTGCATTTTATGGACAGACATTCGGCTGCGATATTTTCGGGTTCTTCATTCCCTTTTCTAAAGAGATTGACTCTAAATAATTGTATGGGAATAAATCTTCTCAATATTGGTTGCCCGGAGCTTGAATATTTACAAGTTCAATATATGGAGATAAATCACATGGACATCTCTGTAGGTGAAAGACTAAAGAATTTGCGAGTGATATCTTCGTACCCCATTTGCAAGAATGGAAGTTGCGTCAAGATTTTTGCTCCGAATCTAGAGACTTTTCTCTGGGAAAATAATGAGATTCCTGAGAAATGGGAAGTACTTCACAGCTTCCCTTTCCTGAAAACTTGTCGGATTAATATAGTTGGTACTGGTCATCCTTTCATTGTTAATGCGACAATCAGCTTTCTAGCCAATCTCGTCTCTGCTCCAGACCTTTATATTGACATCCATCAGTCGGCAAAG ATTTTTTCAGGTATACAATTCAAGGGTGGTCTTCCATCTCCATTTTTGAACCTGAGGACATTGGAAGTTCTTACTGGTTTGAACAAAAGTGAAATCCCTGGAATAGTTTGCTTATTCAGGAATGCTCCCTTACTTCACGCTCTCAAACTTGAAATTGATCGGTGTCATTAT GAATGCAGCAGAGCTTTATTGGACAACTTTAGTTACACAGAACAATTATGGGAAAACGAAGCTCAAGCTTTAACATCCTTCTTAAATCACCTAAAGGTGTTAAAAATTCATGTTCATTTTTCGATGTGTGAGAGCGTGATTATTGCTACGAGATTTCTGCTAAAGCATGGGAATGCCTTGCAAGAAGTTACTCTTACTTCAAACCGCCACCATAACGGGAAAGAAGAATCTATTTTTAGTTTTCCGCGGGGATCTCCTCATGTCAAAATCTCAATTGATTAA